The Bacteroidota bacterium genomic interval TTCATTAATTTTGCAATATTAAATTTAGATTACAAAAAGCCAGTAGCAATTTTCAATTTTTCATGTTTTTGAAATCCAATATTTGGGATTCAATTTTGAATTATTTTTCCATATTTCAAAATGAACTTCCGTTGTATTTTCTTTTTTTTCGGTACTAATTACACCTATTGTCTGTTTGGTAGAGATTTTATCTCCGGAACTCACAATTACATCTTTCAAATTAGAATATACGCTAAGATAATTTCCATGACGTATGATAACTGCCTGATTTCCATCGGGTGTCATAAAAACCTTACTTACAGTTCCGTTGAAAATTGCACGAACTATTGAACCTTCAGTTGTGCTGATGTCAATTCCATTGTTCCGTATTTTTATTCCACTCAAAACCGGATGCGGATGCTCACCAAAAACACCTGTTATAACTCCTCGCTCGGTAGGCCATGGTAAATGTCCTTTGTTTTTTCCAAAATTATCGGAAATTAATTTGTCTTCTGGCGTAAGTGCAAAATTTGATTTTCCTGAAGAATTTCCTTTTGAGGCTGCCAACCTGGCTCTTTCAGCAGCTTTACGTGCCTCTTCTGCAATAATTTTTTCAATTTCTAATTGAAGTTTGTGCGCAACCAGTTCTTTCTCTTTTATCTTGCTTTTAAGGTCTTTTTCTTGAGACTTTAGCTGATTCAAAACCGTTGATTGTTCTTGCTTTTCGCCATAGAGTTTGTCTTTAACGTCTTCTGTTTCATATATTAGAGTTTGCTTTTTATTTTTTTTTGCCTCCAAAACATTGATTTTTTCGTTCAACTCGTTTTGCATGGCTATGATAGTGTCTGCCTGCGACTTTCGGTATTTCGTGTAATACTGGAAATATTTTATTCTTTTATATGCCTGATTTATATCTTCTGCCGACAAGATAAAAGCCAATTTATCATAAGAATTAGAATTTTGATAGGCATAGTAAATCATTTTTGCATAATTCTCCTTAATCGAATTAAGTTCCTTTTCAAACGTTTCAATTAATTCACCATTGTTTTCGATTTCGCTTTCAATAAATCCAATTTCTTTATTGATGGTTGATATTTGATTTTTTCTGCTATTGATTTTTGTATTAAGGAGTTTCAGTTTATTTAATGAACTGGATTTATTCTTTTTAGTTTGTTTTAAAAGTTTGTTGGTATAGTCAATTTCCTTTTGATTTTTCTGTTTTTTCTTTTCAAGATCCTGTCTGTTTTGGGCGAATAGATTGTCTGGAAGTGCAAAAAATACAGCAAATATTAGAGCAAAAAAATAGATAGTGCGAGCTTTCATTTCTTATTAATAAATGCGTTTATATTTTTTTGAAATTTTAAAAGGAAATCTCATTTTTTTATCGACCACAACTTTTGAATACTTTAACGAAAAATCCATCGAATTGCTTTCATTACTGATATTTAGGTTTATCAATTTTGGAAAAAGTAATTTATTAACTTTTTGAAATTCGTTATAATCAATATTCATTTTCTTCTTTTCAAAATTATCTGCTATTGATATTTTTGTTATTTTATTCAACTGCCTATCAATAAATATTTCTTGAAGGATTTTTGATCCTTCAATCGAAGCTAAGACCTGATTATTCGCATCAATTGGAATTTTAACACAAACAATATTACTATCTGTTTCTTCGAAAATCATATTTTTATGAATACTATTGATTTCTGTATCATCGTACTGGAAATACTTGTTCAGCAAAATTGATTGAAGTAGAAAAAAGTCAATTTGTATTTTATAATTTCTATTAAAATACTCGTAATCGCCTATATAATAGGTAGAATTTATTTTGTCAATAATTTTTACAGAATCGCGGCTTAAAACAATTCGAGCCAGCTCTATGCCTATTCCAGGATTGACTGAAATCCAAATTAGGCTATCTTTTTGAATTTTGATAGTTCCTTTTATCCCAATTTTCGATTCATCGTTTATCAATTTTCCTGAAAATTTCAAAAACAAATTATTGAAAGGAATCTGAGCTGAATTTACTTCTTTAACTATCAAAAGTGCTTTGGATGGAGTTTCCGGAATTTCAAACAAATGCTTCTGCAATTTGCATGATGAGGCAGAACCTATAATTAAGATTATAAGAAAAATATTTGCTATTTGTTTAAATTTACTCACACTTCAAATTTTACTCAATAAATATCCCTTCTTCCATTTTTTTTTGCAAAAGCTCTGATCCTTTACCTGTTTCAACAGCATTTTTCCATTGTTGTTTTGCCTTATCTTTTTGCCCGTTTTTGTAGAGAATATCGCCGTAGTGTTCAATAATTACGGCACTTTTATCTCCACTATTTAAAATAGCTTTTTCAATAATTTCTAATGCTTTTTCGAAATTTGCCATTTTAAATAAAATCCAGGCATATGTGTCGAGATATGTTGCATTGTTAGGCTCTGCTTCAATTGTCTGCCGGCTCATTTGCTCGGCTTTTTCAAGAAATTCTTCTCGTAAAGACAAATAGTAACTATAGTTATTTAATACTAAAATATTGTTTCCATCTATCTCTAAAAGCTTGTCGAAATATTCATCAGATTTCTTGTTTTCTTTGAAAATATGAAAAATC includes:
- a CDS encoding peptidoglycan DD-metalloendopeptidase family protein, coding for MKARTIYFFALIFAVFFALPDNLFAQNRQDLEKKKQKNQKEIDYTNKLLKQTKKNKSSSLNKLKLLNTKINSRKNQISTINKEIGFIESEIENNGELIETFEKELNSIKENYAKMIYYAYQNSNSYDKLAFILSAEDINQAYKRIKYFQYYTKYRKSQADTIIAMQNELNEKINVLEAKKNKKQTLIYETEDVKDKLYGEKQEQSTVLNQLKSQEKDLKSKIKEKELVAHKLQLEIEKIIAEEARKAAERARLAASKGNSSGKSNFALTPEDKLISDNFGKNKGHLPWPTERGVITGVFGEHPHPVLSGIKIRNNGIDISTTEGSIVRAIFNGTVSKVFMTPDGNQAVIIRHGNYLSVYSNLKDVIVSSGDKISTKQTIGVISTEKKENTTEVHFEIWKNNSKLNPKYWISKT
- a CDS encoding DUF4292 domain-containing protein; translation: MSKFKQIANIFLIILIIGSASSCKLQKHLFEIPETPSKALLIVKEVNSAQIPFNNLFLKFSGKLINDESKIGIKGTIKIQKDSLIWISVNPGIGIELARIVLSRDSVKIIDKINSTYYIGDYEYFNRNYKIQIDFFLLQSILLNKYFQYDDTEINSIHKNMIFEETDSNIVCVKIPIDANNQVLASIEGSKILQEIFIDRQLNKITKISIADNFEKKKMNIDYNEFQKVNKLLFPKLINLNISNESNSMDFSLKYSKVVVDKKMRFPFKISKKYKRIY